The following proteins are encoded in a genomic region of Clostridium kluyveri:
- a CDS encoding XkdX family protein, with product MLSYDFYNMFYKTGALIIDDLKIAVQIGDLTADQFKEITGQDYIA from the coding sequence GTGTTAAGCTATGACTTTTATAATATGTTTTATAAGACTGGAGCATTGATTATAGACGATTTAAAAATAGCAGTGCAGATCGGGGACTTAACAGCAGACCAATTTAAAGAAATTACAGGGCAGGACTATATAGCATAG